Proteins encoded together in one Bradyrhizobium sp. CB82 window:
- a CDS encoding enoyl-CoA hydratase/isomerase encodes MQFKHVTLDFDGPVAILKLDHQEVMNAVSVDMLGGLAEALDEIEERKGDVRCVVLTGAGRAFCTGANLQGRNDQSKKIKAGLTLETGFHPFLRRIRNLHCPIVTAVNGPAAGAGMSFALLGDMILCARSAYFLQAFRRIGLVPDCGSTWLLPRLVGKARSIELSLMGERLPAEKALEWGLVNRVYDDGALMEEAMKLAHELANGPTVALSLIRKLYWDSPENSFEEQLNLEFQCQLRAGDTEDFREGVGAFLEKRPAKFKGK; translated from the coding sequence ATGCAGTTCAAACACGTCACGCTCGATTTCGACGGGCCGGTCGCCATTCTCAAGCTCGATCACCAGGAGGTCATGAACGCCGTCTCGGTGGACATGCTGGGCGGGCTCGCTGAGGCGCTCGACGAGATCGAGGAGCGGAAGGGCGATGTCCGCTGCGTGGTGCTGACCGGCGCGGGGCGCGCGTTCTGCACCGGCGCGAACTTGCAGGGCCGCAACGATCAGTCGAAGAAGATCAAGGCCGGCCTGACACTGGAGACCGGCTTTCACCCGTTCCTGCGGCGGATCCGCAATCTGCACTGCCCGATCGTCACTGCGGTCAACGGGCCGGCTGCCGGCGCCGGCATGAGCTTTGCGCTGCTCGGCGACATGATCCTGTGCGCGCGCTCGGCGTACTTCCTGCAAGCCTTCCGCCGCATCGGCCTCGTGCCCGATTGCGGCTCGACCTGGCTGTTGCCGCGCCTCGTCGGCAAGGCGCGCTCCATCGAGCTGTCGCTGATGGGTGAGCGGCTGCCGGCCGAAAAGGCTCTGGAATGGGGCCTCGTCAACCGCGTCTATGACGACGGTGCGCTGATGGAGGAGGCGATGAAACTCGCGCATGAGCTCGCCAACGGACCGACGGTCGCACTGTCGCTGATCCGCAAGCTCTATTGGGACAGTCCGGAAAACTCCTTCGAGGAGCAGCTTAACCTCGAATTCCAATGCCAGCTGCGTGCGGGTGACACCGAGGATTTTCGCGAGGGCGTCGGCGCCTTCCTCGAGAAGCGGCCGGCCAAATTCAAAGGCAAATGA
- a CDS encoding SDR family oxidoreductase translates to MTIFDLTGRAAVITGGNGGIGLGIAQALAAQGCNVSIWGRNAEKNKAAAASMAGFPGKVDARVCDVTDPASVNAAMEATLDTFGRVDGCFANAGIGGGGRRSFVERTEEEWRTMFSTNLDGVFHAFQAAARHMTERANAGDPFGRLVATSSLASIFGTARNEHYAATKAAINALVRALGVELARYGVTANAILPGWIKSDMTSGLMANDKFVANVMPRIPQRRFGEPSDFGGIAVYLMSKASSYHTADTFVIDGGYTAF, encoded by the coding sequence ATGACCATTTTCGATCTCACCGGCCGCGCCGCCGTGATCACCGGCGGCAATGGCGGTATCGGGCTCGGCATCGCGCAGGCGCTCGCCGCGCAAGGCTGCAACGTCTCGATCTGGGGCCGCAATGCCGAGAAGAACAAGGCTGCCGCCGCCAGCATGGCCGGCTTTCCCGGCAAGGTCGATGCCCGCGTCTGCGACGTCACCGATCCTGCGTCGGTGAATGCGGCGATGGAGGCGACGCTCGACACGTTCGGCCGGGTCGATGGCTGCTTCGCCAATGCCGGCATCGGCGGCGGCGGCAGGCGCTCCTTCGTCGAGCGAACCGAGGAGGAATGGCGCACGATGTTTTCGACCAACCTCGACGGCGTATTCCACGCCTTCCAGGCCGCCGCCAGACACATGACTGAGCGCGCCAACGCCGGCGATCCCTTCGGCCGGCTGGTTGCGACCTCGAGCCTCGCCTCGATCTTCGGCACCGCGCGCAACGAGCACTATGCTGCGACCAAGGCCGCGATCAACGCGCTGGTGCGCGCGCTCGGCGTCGAGCTCGCGCGCTACGGCGTCACGGCGAACGCGATCCTGCCGGGCTGGATCAAGAGCGACATGACGTCGGGCCTCATGGCCAACGATAAATTCGTCGCCAACGTCATGCCGCGGATTCCGCAGCGGCGTTTTGGCGAACCATCCGATTTCGGCGGCATCGCGGTGTATCTGATGAGCAAGGCATCGTCCTATCACACCGCGGACACGTTCGTGATCGACGGCGGGTACACCGCGTTCTGA